A stretch of DNA from Campylobacter concisus:
GTTAGTGATGACTTTTTACTTGCCGCTATGTACGAGAAACTTCCGCAAGAGTATAGAAATATCTTACTAAGCCCTTATGTGAGTGTCGAAAATAACGAGCTTAGATTTAGCCTAAGAGTCGTTGATAGTGACGAAAAACTTAGGAGAAATGAATTTTTAAAAGAGCTAATATCTGGACTTGATGAGCTGAGCAAAAATGATAACGTTAGTATTGAAGTGGCTGGTATGATGGTGCTTTATAATAATATGCTTCAAAATTTACTTAGCTCGCAAGTTGATACCTTTGGGCTAACTGTTGCTATACTTTTTGTCATATTTTGCTTTGTTTTTAGAAGTATCAAACTAGCAACCATTGCGATAGTTTCAAATTTAATCCCACTTTGCACGCTCTTTGGCGTGATGGGATTTTTTGGTATTCCGCTTGATGTGATGAGTATCACAATCGCGGCTATTAGTATTGGTATCGGCGTTGATGATATCATCCACTACATCCACCGTTTTAAAGAAGAGTTGCTTACAAAAAGTGTTTTTGAGAGCATTAAAGCTGCTCATGCTAGCATCGGATATGCGATGTATTACACTTCATTTACTATTTTTCTTGGCTTTAGTGTGATGATAACGAGCAATTTTATTCCAACTATTTATTTTGGTTTGCTAACTGATCTGGTTATGATTTTTATGTTGCTTGGTGCACTTATTATTCTGCCAAGCCTCATTGCAAGCTTTGTAAAAAAGAGTAAATAGAAATTTTATTTTATAACTTTCATAAATGAGTAGACATCGGCTACGCCATTAATATGCTTAGCATACCAAATGGCGTGCTTTTCTTGCTCTATACTATCGACCACGCCACTAAAAACAACATCGCAGCCAACGATACTAACACGCACATTTGTTCCTTCAACTATACTATCTTTGAAAAGGTTTTGTTTTAAATTTGCAAGAATTTTTAGACTATCGCATGGATATTCTGGCTTTTTTATGCGAAGATAGGTGTAAATTTCTCGTACACCATCTGTATTTTTGGCTAGTTCTACTAGCTTACCTTCAAGCTCTTTGCTATCAACCAGCCCTATAAGGTAGACATCGCCGTAAAAACACTCGATCTCAATATCTATATTGCTAAGACCTTTTGAAAATAATATTTTACTTTGTAATTTGCTTTGGATAAATTTGTCACGAGTGATAGAGTAAATACCCCTTTTATCACGTGAAATCGAGTACGCATCATAGACATTTAGTGGCGCGGTCGCTGGGGTTAGTACTGAAGAGCAAGCGCAAAAAAATAAAACCAAAAATGTGAAAATGCCTAATTTTAAAATCATAGATCCTTTTTGTAATTAAAAAAAAGTTTATAGAAAATGGGCTAAAATTTATATAAATCTGCTAGAATAACGCGCACGGAGGATAAAGTAATCTGGTGATGCTCACGGGCTTCAAACCCGATGACTGGGCGGTTGACCGTCTGGTGGGGAGTTCGATTCTCTCATCCTCTCGCCACTCACTTTAAATTTTACCTTTATCAAGCAAATTTATAATCCCAAACAAAATGAAACTTAACACAACCAAAACAAGGCTTAAAACCAGTGCTTCATCGCTTTTGCCATCGTATACGGCATTATAAATGGCAAGCGAGATAGTGTCAGTCTTTCCTATTATATTTCCGCCAAGTATAAGTGTTATGCCAACCTCGCCAAGCCCACGCGAGATCGCTAAGATAAAAGCTGCCGCTACGCTTTTTGCAATACATGGAAAGAGAACAAAAACAGCTGTTTGAAATCTATCTTTCCCAAGGCTGTATGCTGCTTCACTTAGGCTCTTTGAAAGTGAGCCAAGAGCAGAAGCGACAGGCTTTACAAATAGCGGCAGCGAAGCTATAAAAGCAGCTAACACAAGAGCCTTAAAACTAAAAATAATTTCTAAATTTAAAGCCTTGCCTACGATACCATTTTTGCCAAGCAGATAAAGCAGTAAAAATCCAGTCGCAATAGGCGGAAAGATGAGTGGGAAAGTGACGATCATCTCTAAAATGGCTCTAAATTTACCTTTATAAAAGGCCAAAAGATAGGCTAAAGCTAGCCCAAAAACGACGAGCAAAGCCCCTTGGCATAAAATGACCTTTATGCTTAAAACCAGAGGATCAAATAGCCATGTGAGCTCTTGCAAATTTAGCCTTATCTTATGCCAAATTTAGTGTAAATTTCTTTTGATCTCTCGCTTTTTAGCTCATCCAGAAATTTAACGCAATCAGTCTTTTTATCACATCCTTCAAGCTTTGCAGCTACGATATTTGCTGGTGCGTAAAGAGCCTTGTCTATCAAGATAAAGCTACCAAATTCGTCTTTGTGTGCATTTAGCTCAGTTTGGTTGATAAAGCCAGCATCAACTTCGCCGTTTAATATATAAGTAACTACTTGAGGAACGCCAGCAACTGCTAAAATTTTATCTTTTAGCTCGTCACTTATCTTTGCATTTTGCATAAATTCATTTGCTCTTTTGCCATAAACCGTCTTTGCTGCATCTGGCATAGCGATCTTAGAAAGCACTTTTAGTTCTTCAACTTTTTCAATTTTCACGCCTTTTTTGGTAGCCAGCACCAAGGCGCCTGAGCCCAAATTTACATACTCAGCGATCTTTAGATCAGACTTTTTCAAAAAGTCCTCATCGCCTACGATTATGTCAGTTTTGCCCTCTTTTGCCTGAGCCATGATAGCTGTGATGTTCGCAAAAGAAGTGTCGATATTTACGCCATCTTTTTTAAGATTTTGTGCGACTGCCTCAACTATCTTTTTATATCCGCCACCAGCACTTACTAGCAAATTTTCATTGCCAAATGCAAAAATTGCGGCCAGTAGAAGTAAAAATTTTTTCATATTTTTCCTTTAAAAGTAAAATTTCACGATTTTATAAAATATACTCTTATATATTCTTAAAATATATTTTTATAATTTTTACTTTTCTACCAAAATGCTATAATCACGATAAAAAAAAGGACAGACATGAACGAACTTGAGCTAAAGATGCAAGGCAAAATAAAAAGGCTAACAGATAAGACTTTTAGGCTAGATCCAAGGATCGGCGAGGGCTACTTTACTGCGAAATATTTTCTAAAAGTAAATGAGATAATTAAGCAAAACCTGCCTGATCAGCACGTGACAATGCAGTTCTTTCAAAGGCGCGATGATATCGTGCTTTGCGGTATCGACGAGGTTTTAGCTATCATCAATAAATTTGCCAAAAACCCAAGCGAGCTTGAAATTTACGCACTTGATGATGGCGATATCATAAATGCAAACGAGCCAGTTTTAAAGATAAGCGGCAAGTATGAAAATTTTGGCTTTTTAGAAAATGTGATCGACGCGACGCTTACTAGAAGAAGCTGTGTAGCGACAAACTCAAGAGATGTGATAAGAGCGGCAAATGGCAAGGACGTTTTCAGCATGGCAGACAGGCAAGATGACATCTGCACGCAACCAGGCGACGGCTATGCATCATTTATAGGCGGCATCAAAAAGGTCGCCACAGATGCTCAAGGCGAGCTTACTGGGCTAAAAGGTGGTGGCACCATGCCTCATGCGCTTATTCAAATGTGCGGTGGAGATATAGTAAAAGCCTCAGAAATTTATGCTAAAACCTTTGAAAATGAGAAGATCACGGCATTGGTTGATTATAATAACGACGTGATCACAGATGCATTAAAGGCTACAAACGCATTAAAAGAGAGGCTTGGCGCGGTTAGAGTGGATACTAGTAAAAATTTGATAGATAAATATTTTGATAATAAGGATACTAGCGGGTTTGACCCACACGGCGTTTGCAAGGAACTTATATTTGCTCTAAGAGAGGCGCTTGATAAAGCTGGCTTTAAATACGTTAAAATCGTCGTTAGTTCAGGCTTTAGCCCTAAAATTATAAAAGATTTTGAAGCTCATAACACGCCGGTTGATACTTATGGCGTGGGAAGTTATCTTGTTAAAAATGACATTTGTGGCTTTACAGGCGATCTAGTCGAGCTAAACGGCAAAGATGAGGCTAAATTTGGCAGGAAAAATTTCGCTTCAGATAGGCTAAAGAGAGTGAAATTTTAAGAGAAAAGATGAAATTTATAAAAATTTTAATATTTCTAGCGCTTTTACTGACCGCTTGCACTGCCGCAAACTACGCTAATGCCTTTGAAAAGATTGGCATCTTTGAAGACGGAGTTTACCGATTTAGTGAAAATGGACTCGAAGTGAACAAAGATCTGCTTGTAAAGGTGATCTCTGTGCAAAACGCGGACAGCACACGCAAAAAGATCATCTCCATGCTAAATATCCCTCAAAAGTCTAAAATAAATGACTTCAAAACAAGCGACGCAGGCGTTATAGTCTGGCCATTTTACGAGTTTGAGGGCAAATTTTTAACGACAATAATCGTTGAAAATATAAAAAAAGAAGATAGCGATCAAAAGCTACTTAAGATGTTAGAGCTTAAACATCCGTTTTACTCAACGCTCCAAGCTCGAAGAAAAGGGGCTAAAGACGCCATAGACGTGAAATACGTGCTAAATTTCAAAGAGGCAAAGCTGGTAAAATCGTTTCAAAACCGCCCTTAAAACTTTATTTTAAATAAATTTCATTAAAATGGCGTAATCAAAAAAAGGATCATCTTTGCATAATCTAAAAACTATAAACGTCGCTCACTCGCCGGATGCTGACGATATTTTCATGTATGCCGCGGTCAAATTTGGCTGGGTTAGCAGTAAAAATTTAGCCTTTACATCAAAGGCGCTTGATATAGAAACGCTAAACGAAGAGGCGCTAAAAGGCACTTATGAAGCCACAGCGATCAGCTTTGCACTCTATCCAAAAATTTGCGACGAGTATGCGCTTTTACGCTGTGCGGTGAGCTTTGGAAAAGGATATGGCCCAAAGCTTATCAAGCTAAAAGGCAAGCAGCTAAAGCGAAATTTTAAGGTCGCACTCTCTGGCAAAAACACGACAAATGCCCTACTCTTTCGCATAGCCTATCCAGAGGCAAGGATAGTTTATAAAAATTTTCTTGAGATCGAAAATGCTGTGCTTAGTGGCGAGGTCGATGCTGGCGTGCTAATACATGAAAGTATCTTAAATTTCTCAGACCAGCTCTGCGTAGAGCGTGAAATTTGGGATATCTGGAGCGAGCTAAACGGCGAAAATTTGCCGCTTCCACTTGGTGGCATGGCGCTTAGACGAAGCCTACCGATAACTGACGCGATCGAGTGCGAAAGAGTGCTTAGCGAAGCTGTCAGGATCGCCACTTCGCACAAGCCATTTTTATCTCACATGCTAATGGAGCGAAATCTCATCAGAGTTGGCAAAGACGAGCTAAAAACGTATCTAAATTTATACGCAAATGACGAGTCTATAAGCATGAACGAAACGCAGCTAAAAGCACTAAACAAGCTCTATCAAATAGGCTATGGCAAAGGCTTTTTCGAAAAGCCAATCGATGTAAACGACTATCTCATTCCAACTGAATACAACGAAGTAAGGTTTAGCTGATGCAAAGTACGCTTGTCTCGCTTGGAGTTGAAACCTTTAAAATCGCCCTTTATATTAGCCTTCCGATGCTGCTAAGCGGCCTAATCGCAGGTCTTATCATCTCCATTTTTCAAGCAACCACGCAAATAAATGAAACCACGCTAAGCTTTGTGCCAAAAATTTTGCTAGTCGTCGTTGTAATCATATTTTTAATGCCTTGGATGATCTCGATGATGGTTGAATTTACCACTCGAATGCTTGATTTTATACCGGAATTTATCCAGTGACGAGGCTCGTTGACTTTTCTAAATTTACCTCGGTTAGGATAGGCGGCGTGCATGAAATTTTTGAGGTAAATAGCCTTGAAGACCTAAACTCACCTCACTTTTTAGGTGCTGTGATGATAGGCGGAGGCAACAACCTTCTTATCTCGCCAAATCCCCCAAAAATGGCGATGCTTGGCAAGAGTTTTGACTATGTAAATTTAGAACGCTTAGGCGATAAAATTTACCTTGAGATAGGTGCTGCGACAAAATCTGCCAAAATTTATAACTTCTCAAAACAAAACAACATCGCTGACCTTGAGTTTTTAAAAAATATCCCAGGCACGTTTGGCGGACTTATCAAAATGAACGCTGGGTTGCTTAAATTTAGTATAAGTGACAACCTCACGCATGTGCGTCTGGCTCGTGGATGGGTGAGCAAAGATGAGATAAACTTTAGCTACCGCCACAGCGGCATAGATGAGGCCATTTTGGGAGCTAAATTTGAGCTTCACAGCGGTTTTGACGCAAGCATTTCTGATGCCATAAGCGCAAAAAGGGCAAATCAGCCAAAAGGAGCTAGCTTTGGTAGCTGCTTTGTAAATCCAGAGGGGTACTTTGCGGGGGCTTTGCTTGAGGCGGTCGGGCTAAAAGGATACGCTATTGGCGGAGCGAAATTTAGCGAAGAGCACGCAAATTTTTTGATAAATTTTAACCACGCAAGCTTTGAGGACGCTACTAGCCTTATAAATTTGGCAAAGGCTAGAGTTTTAGAGAAATTTGGCGTAGAGCTTAAGACTGAAGTTTGCATTTTATAAGGATGATGATGAGTGAGTTTTTGAGCGAAGTTTTTACCCTTTCATTTTTATTTATAGCTATCGGCTTTTACGCCATTTATAGGGCTAAAAAGGCGCAAAGCGAGCATGAGAAAAATGTGGCTGATTACGATAAAAATCTGCTAAATTTTGCCAAAATTTTAGGCGTTCAAAATCATATAGACCTAGTTAAATTTGATGAAATTTTGGCAGAGGCCTTAAAAGAAAAACTAATTTTTAAATTTAATAAATCTACCTCACAAGAGGAATTTATCTCTTTTATAAAAGATGAAAATTTCAAAAATAAGCCCCAAATTTCACAAAATAATATAGACGAAGCCTTTTTAAATCTTTGCGCAAGCTCGCTTGTAGAGCCACTAAATCTTGCAATACTAAAAAACGAAGATCAAATTTATGGATTTTTGTTTGAAAAAGAGCAGCTTTTTGCTCTTATTGATAGCGCTGCGCTGCTTGGCGAAAATATTATAATTTGCGAGTAAATCAAGTAAAATTCATCTCTTTTTAGATAAAATCAAGCCAAATTTCAACTATAAGGTAAAAAATGGCAAAAGAAAAAGATAGTGACAAAAAGATAGCTATCCCAGAGAGCGAAGCGGACAAGAAAAAGGCGCTCGAGCTTGCGCTAAAGCAGATCGATAAAGCTTTTGGCAAAGGCACGCTTTTAAGACTTGGCGACAAAGAGGTTGAGGCTATCGAGTCGATACCGACTGGCTCGCTAGGGCTTGATCTGGCTCTTGGCATAGGCGGCGTTCCAAAAGGCAGGATCATCGAGATCTACGGACCAGAGAGCTCTGGTAAGACCACGCTCACGCTTCACATCATCGCTGAAGCGCAAAAAGCTGGCGGAATTTGTGCATTTGTCGATGCAGAGCACGCACTAGACGTAAAATACGCTTCAAATTTAGGCGTAAATACCGACAACCTTTACGTCTCTCAGCCAGACTTTGGCGAGCAGGCACTTGAGATCGTTGAAACGCTTGCAAGAAGCGGTGCGGTCGATCTTATCGTAGTTGATAGCGTCGCTGCTCTTACTCCAAAGAGCGAGATAGACGGCGATATGGGCGATCAGCACGTTGGTCTGCAAGCAAGGCTTATGAGCCAGGCGCTTAGAAAGCTAACTGGAATTTTAAGCAAGATGAAGACAACTGTTATCTTCATCAACCAAATTCGTATGAAGATCGGTATGATGGGATATGGCACGCCAGAGACCACGACTGGCGGTAATGCGCTTAAATTTTACTCATCTGTAAG
This window harbors:
- a CDS encoding BON domain-containing protein, with protein sequence MILKLGIFTFLVLFFCACSSVLTPATAPLNVYDAYSISRDKRGIYSITRDKFIQSKLQSKILFSKGLSNIDIEIECFYGDVYLIGLVDSKELEGKLVELAKNTDGVREIYTYLRIKKPEYPCDSLKILANLKQNLFKDSIVEGTNVRVSIVGCDVVFSGVVDSIEQEKHAIWYAKHINGVADVYSFMKVIK
- a CDS encoding molybdate ABC transporter permease subunit; its protein translation is MQELTWLFDPLVLSIKVILCQGALLVVFGLALAYLLAFYKGKFRAILEMIVTFPLIFPPIATGFLLLYLLGKNGIVGKALNLEIIFSFKALVLAAFIASLPLFVKPVASALGSLSKSLSEAAYSLGKDRFQTAVFVLFPCIAKSVAAAFILAISRGLGEVGITLILGGNIIGKTDTISLAIYNAVYDGKSDEALVLSLVLVVLSFILFGIINLLDKGKI
- the modA gene encoding molybdate ABC transporter substrate-binding protein, which translates into the protein MKKFLLLLAAIFAFGNENLLVSAGGGYKKIVEAVAQNLKKDGVNIDTSFANITAIMAQAKEGKTDIIVGDEDFLKKSDLKIAEYVNLGSGALVLATKKGVKIEKVEELKVLSKIAMPDAAKTVYGKRANEFMQNAKISDELKDKILAVAGVPQVVTYILNGEVDAGFINQTELNAHKDEFGSFILIDKALYAPANIVAAKLEGCDKKTDCVKFLDELKSERSKEIYTKFGIR
- a CDS encoding UDP-N-acetylmuramate dehydrogenase, yielding MTRLVDFSKFTSVRIGGVHEIFEVNSLEDLNSPHFLGAVMIGGGNNLLISPNPPKMAMLGKSFDYVNLERLGDKIYLEIGAATKSAKIYNFSKQNNIADLEFLKNIPGTFGGLIKMNAGLLKFSISDNLTHVRLARGWVSKDEINFSYRHSGIDEAILGAKFELHSGFDASISDAISAKRANQPKGASFGSCFVNPEGYFAGALLEAVGLKGYAIGGAKFSEEHANFLINFNHASFEDATSLINLAKARVLEKFGVELKTEVCIL
- the fliQ gene encoding flagellar biosynthesis protein FliQ, which codes for MMQSTLVSLGVETFKIALYISLPMLLSGLIAGLIISIFQATTQINETTLSFVPKILLVVVVIIFLMPWMISMMVEFTTRMLDFIPEFIQ
- a CDS encoding nicotinate phosphoribosyltransferase, giving the protein MNELELKMQGKIKRLTDKTFRLDPRIGEGYFTAKYFLKVNEIIKQNLPDQHVTMQFFQRRDDIVLCGIDEVLAIINKFAKNPSELEIYALDDGDIINANEPVLKISGKYENFGFLENVIDATLTRRSCVATNSRDVIRAANGKDVFSMADRQDDICTQPGDGYASFIGGIKKVATDAQGELTGLKGGGTMPHALIQMCGGDIVKASEIYAKTFENEKITALVDYNNDVITDALKATNALKERLGAVRVDTSKNLIDKYFDNKDTSGFDPHGVCKELIFALREALDKAGFKYVKIVVSSGFSPKIIKDFEAHNTPVDTYGVGSYLVKNDICGFTGDLVELNGKDEAKFGRKNFASDRLKRVKF
- a CDS encoding MqnA/MqnD/SBP family protein, with protein sequence MYAAVKFGWVSSKNLAFTSKALDIETLNEEALKGTYEATAISFALYPKICDEYALLRCAVSFGKGYGPKLIKLKGKQLKRNFKVALSGKNTTNALLFRIAYPEARIVYKNFLEIENAVLSGEVDAGVLIHESILNFSDQLCVEREIWDIWSELNGENLPLPLGGMALRRSLPITDAIECERVLSEAVRIATSHKPFLSHMLMERNLIRVGKDELKTYLNLYANDESISMNETQLKALNKLYQIGYGKGFFEKPIDVNDYLIPTEYNEVRFS
- the recA gene encoding recombinase RecA, with product MAKEKDSDKKIAIPESEADKKKALELALKQIDKAFGKGTLLRLGDKEVEAIESIPTGSLGLDLALGIGGVPKGRIIEIYGPESSGKTTLTLHIIAEAQKAGGICAFVDAEHALDVKYASNLGVNTDNLYVSQPDFGEQALEIVETLARSGAVDLIVVDSVAALTPKSEIDGDMGDQHVGLQARLMSQALRKLTGILSKMKTTVIFINQIRMKIGMMGYGTPETTTGGNALKFYSSVRIDVRKIATLKQNDEPIGNRTKAKVVKNKVAPPFKVAEFDIMFGEGVSKEGEIIDYGVKLDIIDKSGAWFSYKAEKLGQGRENAKAYLKEHPEISDEIVAAIKGSMGIDHLISSGAKDEDDDTNEAGDE